AGAGGCCGCCAAGCAGAAGCTGGCGGAAGCCAACCTGCGTCTGGTGGTCTCCATCGCCAAACGGTATGTGGGGCGCGGCATGTTGTTTTTGGACTTGATTCAGGAGGGCAACCTGGGACTGATCAAGGCCGTGGAAAAATTCGACTATACGAAGGGCTTCAAATTCTCCACCTATGCCACCTGGTGGATTCGCCAGGCCATCACCCGTGCCATCGCCGACCAGGCCCGCACCATCCGCATTCCTGTACACATGGTTGAGACCATCAACAAGGTCATCCGAGTCAGCCGGCAGCTGCTCCAGGAGCTGGGTCACGACCCCTCCCCCAACGAAATCGCCGCTGAAATGAACATGCCCGTAGAAAAGGTGCGGGAAATTTTGAAGATCGCCCAGGAGCCTGTCTCTCTGGAGACTCCCATCGGTGAGGAGGAGGACTCTCATCTGGGGGACTTCATTCCGGACGAGGGAGCCAGCGAACCCAGCGAAGCCGCCAGCTTTACCCTCCTCAAGGAGCAGCTAATGGACGTTCTCTCCACCCTGACCCCCCGGGAGGAAAAGGTGCTCAAGCTCCGCTTCGGCATTGAAGACGGCCGCACCCGGACTCTGGAAGAGGTGGGCAAGGAGTTCAATGTCACCCGGGAGCGCATCCGCCAGATTGAGGCCAAGGCTCTGCGAAAGCTGCGCCATCCCAGCCGCAGCAAAAAGCTGAAGGATTTTCTGAACTGAGCGCTTTTCCCCACAAGCCTCAGCGCAGCTTTCAGGGAGTTCTACGGAAACGAGGCTCTTTTTTCGGAAGCCAATACAGCCAAGCAGACGCCCCTTTTACAGCATATTGGAAGTGCATATTTCGTGCCCCTCCACAGTGGAAGGCCTAAAGATTCCTCCTAATGCCAACAAGGACCTGATTCTAAAAAGAATCAGGTCCTTGTTCAGAATTGGGAGAATCGCTCCACTCATTTCTCCTGGTAGCCCAGACTCCTGGAGATATCCCGCGAGCATTTGCTCAGAGCTTCTAAAATCAGCTTTTTTCTGTCCTCGTCCATCAGGCCGGACGGTGTGCTGACGCTGACTGCGGCGACAATTTGTCCTGTATAATCCCGAATCGGCATGGCAATGCAGTACAGGCCGATGCAATACTCCTCCGCATCCACCGCATAACCGCTCTCCCGCACCCGGGCCTCCTCCCGCATCAGCTGCGGGAGGCTGGTGATGGTGTTGGGCGTATAAGGTATCAGGGTCTCCCGTCCGCCAAAAAGCCCCCAGATCTCCTCCTCGTCCATCTCCGAAATCATGACCTTGCCCATGCCGGTTGCGTGAATCGCCTCATACTCCCCTGGACGCACGCTGATATGTGTGCTGTCATAGGCGCCCTCAATCTTCGAGATAATCAAGATCTCCCCACGCTTTAAAATCCCAAGGTTGACCGTGGCCCGCGTCTTGCGGCTCAACTCCAAAATGTAGCCGGGATTCAGATTCAGCAGCTGGTTCTGTTGGGGAACCACCTGCCCGATTTTATAGAGCTCCCAGCCCAGACGGTACTGATTGGTCTCTCCATCCTGCTCTACATACCCATAAAAGCTCAAGGTATCCAACAACCTGTGGACTGTGCTCTTCCCCATACCAAGGACTCGGCTGAGTTCGCTGACTCCAATGCCGCGGTTTCCCGTATCCTGGGCCAGATAATTGATAATCTCAATCGCCTTTGTCACCGTCTTAACCGGATATTTTGGCTCGTCTGCCATACCTCACCTCTCCTGCACTCACTACCCTTGTGAGTCTATTTTCATCATGCTGCCGACCGGGATTCCCTGCCGGTATTCTTTAACAAGAGTTATACAATATTTCACGATACAGTGTCAAGCCGAAGGCCGGAAAAACGTCCTGAACGCCTGTTCCCAGCGCCTCGGCTGCCTGCAATACGTTACCAAAACTCTCCCCCTTTAAAGATATAAAAAGCTTCGCAAAATCTTAATTTATCTGTATAAATTACATAATAAATTCAATAATTTTCTTCTAAAATACATTTTTCTTCTAATTCAAACTCTACCCTAGGAGTACAGTTTTTTAAAAAACCGTTTCTTTTTTCACAAAAATTTTTAAAGTTCCCGGTTGACCATCCATCAACTGTAGCCACTAGAATAAAGACGAGCTGAGGGGATGGCACAGAATACTCCCCCCAACGGATTACATGAAATTTTTTAAGGAGGATTTCTATCATGATTGGCGAGAAAGTTGTTCTGCGTTATCGTATGTCTGCTGGCGATGCTCACTATGCCGGCCAGCTGGTGGAAGGCGCTCACATTGTTACTGCTTGGGGCGACGTCGGCACTGAGCTGGCGATCCGTCTGTTCGGCGACGAGTCCCTGTTCGTGGGCTATTCCGAGGTCCGTTACACCGCTCCTGTGTATTCCGGCGACTGGATGGAGTATTCCGGCTGGATCGAGAAGGTTGGCAACACCTCTCTGACCTGCCACTTTGAGGCTCACAAGGTCATGGGTCTGGCTGATCGCGACGGCAAGAAGGGCCTGGCTGATTCCGCTGCTGACGTGTATCCCGAGCCCATCCTGTGCGCTTATGGCACCGGCACTCTGATGGTCAAGAAGGACCTGCAGCGTCCCGAGTTCGGCGATCCCAAGTTCCAGGTTCGCTAATCGAGTCGTTTTGTGTTGCTGCTGACAGCGAT
This genomic window from Pusillibacter faecalis contains:
- the rpoD gene encoding RNA polymerase sigma factor RpoD is translated as MAKKETFTSEELERQADALLSAAGQTNKDSRTPEGAKAAPVMTDEEARKAGIIRLDDKQVAALPAASWLINNEKLRELLAKGKKRGKLESTELMEAVDDLNLEGEQMDQLYDSLEALNIDISAEEELLLPELPDDEPAAEEIAEVEEEELVDPNSLVNNFSIDDPVRMYLKEIGKVPLLSPDEEIVLAQALTAGNEATAQLANLKACREAGEPVDATPEQEAAWRKDYRAGEAAKQKLAEANLRLVVSIAKRYVGRGMLFLDLIQEGNLGLIKAVEKFDYTKGFKFSTYATWWIRQAITRAIADQARTIRIPVHMVETINKVIRVSRQLLQELGHDPSPNEIAAEMNMPVEKVREILKIAQEPVSLETPIGEEEDSHLGDFIPDEGASEPSEAASFTLLKEQLMDVLSTLTPREEKVLKLRFGIEDGRTRTLEEVGKEFNVTRERIRQIEAKALRKLRHPSRSKKLKDFLN
- a CDS encoding hotdog fold domain-containing protein; protein product: MIGEKVVLRYRMSAGDAHYAGQLVEGAHIVTAWGDVGTELAIRLFGDESLFVGYSEVRYTAPVYSGDWMEYSGWIEKVGNTSLTCHFEAHKVMGLADRDGKKGLADSAADVYPEPILCAYGTGTLMVKKDLQRPEFGDPKFQVR
- a CDS encoding IclR family transcriptional regulator, with the protein product MADEPKYPVKTVTKAIEIINYLAQDTGNRGIGVSELSRVLGMGKSTVHRLLDTLSFYGYVEQDGETNQYRLGWELYKIGQVVPQQNQLLNLNPGYILELSRKTRATVNLGILKRGEILIISKIEGAYDSTHISVRPGEYEAIHATGMGKVMISEMDEEEIWGLFGGRETLIPYTPNTITSLPQLMREEARVRESGYAVDAEEYCIGLYCIAMPIRDYTGQIVAAVSVSTPSGLMDEDRKKLILEALSKCSRDISRSLGYQEK